TTTTCTGAATATTTTTTTCTCAAAAATAAAAGAAGATTGAGATAACGCGGAAAGAATCCGGTTCGTTTATATTCTGATAAAGTTTGAAATTGAACCTCCGGTTGACTCGGAATGAGTTCTCTTGCACAAGAAAGATGATGAGAAGCCATATCATAGAGAAGGGAATTTTTAGAAGAACGAAAACGTTGCATTCTATATTCCCCTAGTTTCCTTCTAAAGGAATGATTTTCTGGAAAATGATCGAGTGCGACCGATTCCGCCTTTTGTCTTGAAATAGAGTCTAAGTCATCTAACTTTAATATATCAATTAAATCGTTTTTAAGCGTATCTTTGGAAGAGTCATTTGCGTTTTTTTCTTCCGCAAACGCTTTAAGATAAAGATACAAAGGGTTTTGAGGATAAATAGAAACGAGTTTGCGGGAAAGTGATTCTGCGGATTGAAAGTCTCCTTGCCATATTCTGATTCTTGCAAGTGCATTGATCGCTTCTTCAAAATCTGGGTATAAAGAAATTGCTCTTTCCAATTTTTCGGAAGCGATTTCTAGTTTTTGTTTTTTTTCTGGATCGGAACTTTTTTCGGACCAATCCATAAGCAACGAAGCCATACTAAAGAATAAATCAGGATCGTCTGAAGAGGACGCAAGCGCTGTGTTCCAAATATGATAAGACTTAGAAAAATTACCGGTTTTGCCGTTTACCTTGGCTTCTAAAATTTGCACTTCCTTGGAGTTTTGAAGTCTGGATTTTGACGCTTCCAGTTTTTTCAGAGCGGATTCGTAATTTCCCATTTCTAAAAGGATCTGAATTTGAATTGGAGCCAGAACCGGATCAAACGGATCTGTTTCAAGAGAAGATTTGAGAAGATTTAGAGAATTATTATATTCTTTTTTTCGAATATACCCTAAGGCGGCTCCTTTGATTGCAGCTTTATTTTCCGGTTCTAATTCCAGCACTTTGTTGTAAGCTTCTAGGGATTCTTTATCCTTGTGAAGATGTTGTGCAGCTTCTGCAAATCCAAGTAAAGAACGAGTAGACATAGGGTTGAAACGAGAGGCTTCGGAAAAGGATTGATAAGCAGCCGTGTAATTACGGTCTTTAAGAAAGGACTCTCCTTCCTGAATTTTTCGAACTGTGTCTTGAGAATGAGTTGACCCGATGGAGAAGTATAAAATCAGAAATACTAAATAGGGAAAAGGTTTTTGTAAAAAACTTAAAATCATTTCGTAAAAAATCCAGCTTCCGTTTTTCCGGATGTGTTTCTGAAATTCGCTTCTATGACTAAGGGAATATAAAAATCTTTTTTATCCGCGTCGATTCTACTTTTGAAAGAAACGATATAACGTCTGTCTTTATGAGATAAAAAAGAGTTATAAAGATTTTTTTCTGATCCTTCACCCGGAATTAGGATGAATTTTCCTCCGGTAGAAGCGGCGATCATTTTATAGGTTTCTACCGCCGGTCCCGAATCTGAAAGAGATAAGAAATAGATTGGAATTGAATGTGCTTTAGAGTAGCGGATAATTTTTTCCGATGAAATTTGAGTAAAAGAATCCGGATACGAATTTCCTGAAACTAAAACTAATACGATTCTAGGCCCGAGGCGTCCAAGCAAGTCGGAGATTCCTCTATAGATTGCTTTTCCCGTTTTGGAACTAGAATCACTAGGAGAAGTTCTTAATATTCTAAAAATCTCATGCATAGAATAGTTGAAATCAGAGGCTTTGATCAATTCCGTTCCCGAACGCAGAACTTCAATTCCGTCGTATTGTCGAAGTGAAGTGAATAGTGGTTTTAAGGACTTTTCAAATACTGGGTAAGCCGTTTTAATTTCGGGAGTATTTTCATAAACGAGAGATAAGGAAATTCGATTGTTAAATTGTCGCATGTCTGTGAGACCAATTAATGGAGAAAGATTTCCATATTCATAAACCTTAAAGGAGTTTCTTGGAATCGTTTTGATGTCCCTACCAGATCGATCTCTTACACGTAGAAATACGGAAATATCCGGATAATCATGATTTAAAACTTTTTCCAATACTATGTCCATGTTAGAAGATAATTGGTTGGAAGGACTGAAAATTTCCACTCGATGCCGATTGAAATCCGCAATGAACTGTGTTCCTGTGTAGTCGAAGGTGGAAGAGAACGGTTGGTTTAGTCTTCGGACAACATTTTTTGAATCTCTAAAAGAATCTAATAATCTCCAAGTGCTGTCTATAGTATTATAAATGACGAGTCCCGACTTTTCATCGGAAATGTAAATTTCGTTTTTTCGAATTGTTAGATTTCGAGGAGAAGATAGTATGTTTGGATTTGTAATTTCTCGAAGAAAATTCCCTTCCGAATCGAATACTACGATTCGGGAATTGCCTCGATCAGCCACGTAGATTTCTCCTTTGGAATTGACTTTTAGTCCGGATGGGTTGCGTAGAGTTCCGACTCCAATTTCTTGTACAAAGGTGCCATCCGACTTTAATTTCTGGATTCGATTGTTTCCAGAGTCTGAGACATAAAGATAACCGTTCTTTGTATAGAATATGCCTGTAGGCCCATGAAATGTACCGTTCGTTTTTCCAGAACTCCCAAATCGATTGATATATTCGCCTCTTGTATTGAATTCGTAAATTTTATCAGCTTTGAAGTCGGCTACAAAAATTGAATTTGCTCTCAATGAAAAGAATAAGGGACCCGTTAAGTTCCGACCTAAAGATCCTTTGAAGTTATCTATAGGGTTGCCATTCGGATCAAATTTTACAATGTTTGCTGTATCAAAGGAGAGGACATAAAGAAATCCATCGTCATCAACGGCTACATCGGATGGATTCCGGAATCTAAAACGTCTGAGTTCATCACCTAAAATTGCCGAGTAGTAACGGACTGTTAAATCTTGACTTCCACCGGATAGATTAATTCTCAGAGCATCTAATCTTGCTTTTTGGATTTGATTTAGTCCTGTTGTACCTTCAATTTGTTCTAATTCCGACATACTTTCAGGCCAATCTCCGGAGAGATAGTATGAGTTTGAAAGCATGAGTCGGGCTAATGTAAAATCATTTTTAATCGAAAGTGCCTTTAAAAAATTTTCTCTTGCAGATGAATACTGAGAATTATTAAAATAAGAGAAGCCTCTGGTAAATTGAATTCTTGCTTCCTTTTCTTGAATGGAAAAATTGGGGAGTCCGTCGGAACTCAAAGATAACGTAGCGGAGGTAAAAACTAAAATAATGAAAAGTCTATGAAAATGCATGAATGCTTATTCTTGCCTCTATTTCTATAAGCAGCTCTAAGAGACATAATTTCAAGAATTTTTTATGGAATATCCGACAATAGGAATGTGCGTCTTATTTAACGTGAGTTTGATTCGGTAATAAAGAAACCCATTTTGTAAAGGGTAACCCTGTAAATTTAAAAAGAATGATTCTAAAATCAAATTTTATAGAGATATGATTCTCTAAAATTAATTTTTAATCTAATAATGATCTAAAACTACGATTTTATACAGAAATTTGAGATTTGAAAATTCGGCTTACCTCTGAATTTTGTAAGTTTTCTTGTTATATTGAAAAAGAGTCGGAATTTCCACATGATTCTAGGTTTTACAGAAAATAGAGAAATGTACAATTAGTTCAAAATCAAATTTGATTAAATGAGAAAAATTGAAAATCAGTAAACATTACCTTGGTTTTAAAAAAGGAGAATTTGTATTTGCGGATACTTTACGATTTTGCATCCAATTTTGGTGATGTTTTTGCCAAATCTCTCTTTTTGCTCGGTTTTCGGAAAGTTCTGATTTAGTTTCTCGGATCAAAAAATCCAAAATCAAGATATAATTTCTAAAACGTGCTTCAAAATGATTTAGTTTTTCTTCCAAGGAAATTTCCATTTCTTCTTTAAATATCGGATCTTGCCGATAAAAAATAGAAAAATTATGTGTTGTTCAATTCGAAATTTTTTCCAACTAACATTTTCTTTAAAATCATTTTGCGATTAGAAAGGATTTTAAAGTAAAAATGGAGATGAATTGTTCGTTTTCCTAATTTTATAAGCTCCTCTGCTAAATTTATAATTTGCAAGTCTTCTTCCCGGTCTAAATCGACAAGCCGAGAAAAAAGCCTGCATATGGAGAGGCCAAAGTAAAATCCAATAAATTTTGCTTCGTACCAATCTTGGTGGTCTGGACGAAAAGAATATCGAATCAGTTGTTGGTTTTTAGATTGATAAAGTGTTTTTCTAAAAGCAGTATCCGGGAATTTAGAGGATAAATTTCTTTTTTGAAATTTGAGAATCAAGTAATGAAAGTAATTCTTTAAATTTTTATGTTTTTTAATTTGTTTATATAAATAACTTTCTAAATGTAGCGGAACCAATAAGTCAGAAGGTCCGGAATCTTTTTTTGACTTTCCTTTAAATTCAGTGAAATTTTTTAGATGGTGTTTTTGCATTTTTATCTCCTCTTTTAATGCAGTTCCAGGAGATATAGAAAAGGTCATATCAAGTGAAAAAAATTTAAAGAAAATCATTATAAAATGAATTTTTAATTTTATGATAGTCGCAAAACAGAGAATTCATGCAGAAATTTGATTGAGTATTATTCTTTTGAAATTTTATAAAGTTCTTTTAAAAAATATCTGTATTATCTCAAAGTATGAAAATAACATCGAAGATAAACGATTGATTTTCTGAAGATGTAGAAGTTCCTACAAATTGAGTTTAATTCTAGAGTTGTTAGCTTTTTTTGAAGAAGATTTCACATTCTAACTTTTAGAAAAAGACATAGTATTATTTTCACGTGTTAAATCCGTAAATTTAAAAATAATAACCAGTAATTAACAAAGGTTATCTCTGAAGCTACGATAGTTTAAAGGTTTGCCTAAAAACTTTTAAATGTATCATTTTTGAATCTTCAATAAAATATGGAGGTTTTTACAGAAACCACCACATTATACAATTTACAGTTTTTAGTATTTTTTTCGTTATTTAACGTGAGTTCGATGTAAGAAAATCAGGGCGAATCCGGCTTGCCATAGGCCGCCGGACCGGGCTCTCAGCTTTGGTCAATAAATTGTATATAGGAAACATTATACAATAATTGTCTTTAGTTTCAATTTATTGACCTCGCATCGATCCCTTTCGCATTGGATTATACCGAACGCGTTAACCGGCGTTTTGTCGTGACATTTATGGGTACTCAGTTTTGTAAGGATCAGTAATAAAAATTTTTTTCAAAGATTTATATGTCGTAAGTACTATAGGAATTTAGAATCTTGTTCACTCAGAACTATATAAAAGAATACCTAATATTTTACTTTGGAATAGGATGTTGTGACAAAAATTTAAGATACTCAATTTTTTTAGAGATCAGCATTACTAAACTCTGTTGCATCGTTTTTGAATAAAGTTTTTGTTTGAAGCCTTTATCCACTGAGGTTTTTGGAATCAATTTTTAAGAAAAAGAATTTAAAACTGCTA
This genomic window from Leptospira kirschneri serovar Cynopteri str. 3522 CT contains:
- a CDS encoding tetratricopeptide repeat protein, whose amino-acid sequence is MILSFLQKPFPYLVFLILYFSIGSTHSQDTVRKIQEGESFLKDRNYTAAYQSFSEASRFNPMSTRSLLGFAEAAQHLHKDKESLEAYNKVLELEPENKAAIKGAALGYIRKKEYNNSLNLLKSSLETDPFDPVLAPIQIQILLEMGNYESALKKLEASKSRLQNSKEVQILEAKVNGKTGNFSKSYHIWNTALASSSDDPDLFFSMASLLMDWSEKSSDPEKKQKLEIASEKLERAISLYPDFEEAINALARIRIWQGDFQSAESLSRKLVSIYPQNPLYLYLKAFAEEKNANDSSKDTLKNDLIDILKLDDLDSISRQKAESVALDHFPENHSFRRKLGEYRMQRFRSSKNSLLYDMASHHLSCARELIPSQPEVQFQTLSEYKRTGFFPRYLNLLLFLRKKYSENQKYQYEIENLLNSMKQSIAYREGLIEITGDNLVENYGRTPPVLLMFDLLDKSFLGDYPDLAFLISSSVRKNLSLNPTITLSEVLESARSNPSFEIKTAPYTGILPYTESTYLKIKDSSKKGIKPRFLIYGSLKYENHSIRIDWTIKDSKHEKILSTFKIFSKGRDFIPEAVVRSVSKILASIPPSGSVLKVKDEDLIVNVGALDGLKKGSKIQIYNSSGKSGEATIEEIDYFLSRAVPENGINGLKTISEGDRVFWKR
- a CDS encoding NHL repeat-containing protein produces the protein MHFHRLFIILVFTSATLSLSSDGLPNFSIQEKEARIQFTRGFSYFNNSQYSSARENFLKALSIKNDFTLARLMLSNSYYLSGDWPESMSELEQIEGTTGLNQIQKARLDALRINLSGGSQDLTVRYYSAILGDELRRFRFRNPSDVAVDDDGFLYVLSFDTANIVKFDPNGNPIDNFKGSLGRNLTGPLFFSLRANSIFVADFKADKIYEFNTRGEYINRFGSSGKTNGTFHGPTGIFYTKNGYLYVSDSGNNRIQKLKSDGTFVQEIGVGTLRNPSGLKVNSKGEIYVADRGNSRIVVFDSEGNFLREITNPNILSSPRNLTIRKNEIYISDEKSGLVIYNTIDSTWRLLDSFRDSKNVVRRLNQPFSSTFDYTGTQFIADFNRHRVEIFSPSNQLSSNMDIVLEKVLNHDYPDISVFLRVRDRSGRDIKTIPRNSFKVYEYGNLSPLIGLTDMRQFNNRISLSLVYENTPEIKTAYPVFEKSLKPLFTSLRQYDGIEVLRSGTELIKASDFNYSMHEIFRILRTSPSDSSSKTGKAIYRGISDLLGRLGPRIVLVLVSGNSYPDSFTQISSEKIIRYSKAHSIPIYFLSLSDSGPAVETYKMIAASTGGKFILIPGEGSEKNLYNSFLSHKDRRYIVSFKSRIDADKKDFYIPLVIEANFRNTSGKTEAGFFTK
- a CDS encoding DUF1564 family protein, which codes for MTFSISPGTALKEEIKMQKHHLKNFTEFKGKSKKDSGPSDLLVPLHLESYLYKQIKKHKNLKNYFHYLILKFQKRNLSSKFPDTAFRKTLYQSKNQQLIRYSFRPDHQDWYEAKFIGFYFGLSICRLFSRLVDLDREEDLQIINLAEELIKLGKRTIHLHFYFKILSNRKMILKKMLVGKNFELNNT